A window of the Apostichopus japonicus isolate 1M-3 chromosome 8, ASM3797524v1, whole genome shotgun sequence genome harbors these coding sequences:
- the LOC139970656 gene encoding dual specificity protein phosphatase 10-like, with the protein MPPAVSPAPAPIEWPASRGKDQTCAETVASIPSKTVVDHDGESKMSTFLKLHQINTTNRAIRSVQNASNLSQSSENLANDNLSPSSLLVPRGTRSPRSGRSPSRMDRLCHNHDDDDVVLPQELYQKLHVSKPTRKTCDFAHSRTSSCPFLLLDCRSTKAFKQKHIDGALNVNCSNRLYCRRLRDGKMSIADLVSSEEGKIVLKQSSHNQRREIIVYDEDTQRTDSLPTSHPTLLVLSRLRKEGTRASLLKGGMQAFEQRYSDMCNADFQNANQTSLSPLIMNVNSAPSNLDSAGIENQPPRCDSASIDAPMARILPYLYVGGDKDAADIGELKRNGINFILNVTNKIPCYHEGNANFNYLRIPVKDNGSENLLAYFDAAFHFIEQARQTNGRVLIHCQAGISRSSTVAIGYIMKYHNLSMNQAYNKVQACRPIIAPNLNFVGQLANFEKSLQTSKAQQRKIEVVTVGCSIQAHSSRPSTPITEIDMLET; encoded by the exons ATGCCTCCAGCAGTCTCACCAGCACCAGCCCCTATTGAATGGCCTGCAAGTCGCGGTAAGGACCAAACTTGTGCAGAAACCGTAGCATCGATCCCTTCGAAAACAGTTGTTGACCACGACGGTGAATCTAAGATGTCTACCTTCCTCAAATTGCATCAAATAAATACGACGAATAGGGCGATACGTAGCGTCCAAAATGCTTCCAACTTGTCACAGTCTTCCGAAAATTTAGCAAATGACAATTTATCACCGAGTTCATTATTAGTTCCAAGAGGTACCAGGAGTCCAAGATCCGGTAGAAGTCCATCTCGTATGGACAGGTTATGTCATAatcacgacgatgatgatgttgtGCTTCCACAGGAATTGTACCAAAAACTTCATGTTTCAAAGCCTACTCGTAAAACTTGCGATTTTGCCCATTCTCGGACCTCATCTTGCCCGTTTTTGCTTCTTGATTGCCGTTCAACTAAGGCCTTCAAGCAAAAACATATCGACGGTGCTCTTAATGTTAACTGTTCTAATAGGCTTTACTGTCGACGGTTACGAGATGGTAAAATGTCTATCGCCGATTTAGTTTCATCAGAAGAAGggaaaattgttttgaaacaatcaaGCCATAACCAAAGAAGGGAAATAATTGTCTACGACGAAGACACTCAACGGACTGATAGTTTACCGACTTCTCACCCTACACTTCTGGTTTTATCAAGATTAAGAAAAGAAGGGACTAGAGCATCTCTCTTGAAAG GTGGTATGCAGGCTTTTGAACAACGATACAGCGACATGTGCAATGCAGACTTTCAAAACGCAAACCAGACTTCATTGAGCCCTCTGATTATGAACGTTAACAGTGCGCCTTCAAACCTAGACTCGGCCGGGATAGAGAACCAGCCACCCCGGTGTGATTCGGCAAGTATCGACGCTCCCATGGCCCGTATTCTGCCATACCTTTACGTCGGTGGGGACAAAGATGCTGCAGATATCGGCGAACTCAAGAGAAACGGTATCAACTTTATTCTGAATGTGACCAACAAGATCCCATGTTACCACGAGGGAAACGCAAACTTCAATTATCTGAGAATCCCAGTGAAGGACAACGGATCGGAAAACCTTCTTGCCTATTTCGACGCTGCTTTCCATTTCATTG AACAAGCACGCCAGACGAATGGAAGGGTTCTTATTCATTGCCAAGCTGGGATTTCCCGCTCTTCCACCGTTGCCATTGGTTACATAATGAAATACCATAATTTGTCTATGAACCAGGCGTACAACAAGGTACAAGCTTGTCGACCAATCATCGCACCAAACCTCAACTTCGTCGGACAACTCGCAAACTTTGAAAAATCCCTCCAGACGTCGAAAGCTCAGCAACGGAAAATTGAAGTGGTCACTGTGGGGTGTAGCATACAGGCCCACAGTAGCCGACCCAGTACACCGATCACGGAAATTGACATGTTGGAGACGTAG